In Solanum pennellii chromosome 3, SPENNV200, a single window of DNA contains:
- the LOC107014142 gene encoding galactinol--sucrose galactosyltransferase-like, with product MAPSLNKNASQVIAGLIDDNTKPLSITLQGSEFLANGYPILTHVPANIIFTPSQFISKDFTFGCFVGFDSDEARSHHVVPIGKLRDIKFMSLFRFKVWWTTHWVGKNGRDIQHETQMLILDKSENGLRPYVLILPILEGSFRASFQPGNDDYLDVCVESGSSKVRETRFRTSIYMHVGNDPYEMVKNAMKIIRLHLGSFKLLEEKSLPGIVDKFGWCTWDAFYLKVNPQGVMEGVKDLVEGGCPPGLVLIDDGWQSICHDDDPVTDDQEGINRTDAGEQMPCRLIKFEENYKFRKYESTPKGKGKGMKAFVKDLKDEFKSIEHVYVWHALCGYWGGIRPNIPNMPDCKVISPKLSPDLQMTMEDLAVDKIVNNGVGLVPPEKVHEMYEGLHSHLESAGIDGVKVDVIHLLEMLSEDYGGRVELAKAYYKALTDSIRKHFKGNGVIASMEHCNDFMYLGTETIALGRVGDDFWCTDPSGDPNGTFWLQGCHMVHCAYNSLWMGNFIHPDWDMFQSTHPCAEFHAASRAISGGPVYVSDSVGKHNFQLLKTLALPDGSILRCQHYALPTKDCLFEDPLHDGKTMLKIWNLNKFAGVLGAFNCQGGGWCPVSRKNKSANKYSVAVTCLASPKDVEWSNGTNPVSVEGVNIFAVYMYRQKKLKLLKLSESVEITLQLFEYELLTVTPVAMLSKKSVQFAPIGLANMLNSGGAIDSLVYDEEEESSVSIGVRGSGEMRVFASEKPSSCMIDGVSVDFSYEDHMVIVQVPWPNSSGLSGIKYVF from the exons ATGGCTCCAAGCTTGAACAAGAATGCCTCACAAGTGATAGCTGGGCTAATAGATGATAACACAAAGCCTTTATCCATAACGCTTCAGGGCTCTGAGTTTTTAGCCAATGGCTATCCTATACTTACTCATGTTCCTGCTAACATCATTTTCACTCCATCACAATTCATTTCCAAAGATTTTACCTTCGGTTGCTTCGTCGGATTTGACTCCGACGAGGCCCGAAGCCATCATGTGGTTCCAATTGGAAAGCTCAGGGACATAAAATTCATGAGCCTATTCAGATTTAAAGTATGGTGGACCACACATTGGGTAGGCAAAAACGGTAGAGATATCCAACATGAGACTCAAATGTTAATCTTAGACAAATCCGAAAACGGACTTCGTCCTTATGTTCTAATACTTCCTATTCTAGAAGGTTCCTTCAGAGCCTCGTTCCAGCCTGGAAACGACGACTATTTGGACGTCTGTGTGGAGAGTGGATCAAGTAAAGTTCGCGAAACCAGGTTTCGGACTAGCATTTATATGCACGTAGGGAATGACCCCTACGAAATGGTGAAGAATGCTATGAAGATTATAAGATTACATTTAGGGAGTTTCAAGTTGCTTGAAGAGAAGTCACTTCCAGGTATAGTAGATAAATTTGGTTGGTGTACTTGGGATGCTTTTTACCTTAAGGTAAATCCACAAGGGGTAATGGAAGGGGTTAAGGACCTAGTAGAGGGTGGTTGCCCTCCAGGATTAGTCTTAATTGATGATGGATGGCAATCGATTTGTCACGATGATGATCCGGTAACTGATGATCAAGAAGGAATCAACAGGACTGATGCTGGTGAACAGATGCCATGTAGgttaataaaatttgaagagaATTATAAATTTAGGAAGTATGAGAGTACTCCAAAGGGAAAGGGGAAGGGGATGAAGGCATTTGTGAAGGACTTAAAGGACGAATTTAAGAGCATTGAGCATGTTTACGTGTGGCACGCGTTGTGTGGGTACTGGGGTGGGATTAGGCCTAATATACCAAACATGCCGGATTGTAAGGTAATTAGTCCTAAGCTGTCACCAGATTTGCAGATGACTATGGAGGATTTGGCTGTGGACAAGATTGTGAACAATGGAGTTGGACTGGTTCCACCGGAAAAGGTTCATGAAATGTATGAAGGATTGCATTCGCATCTTGAATCAGCTGGAATTGATGGAGTCAAGGTGGATGTAATTCAT TTGCTGGAGATGTTATCAGAAGATTATGGAGGAAGAGTGGAACTTGCTAAAGCATACTATAAAGCCTTAACTGATTCAATAAGGAAACATTTTAAAGGGAACGGTGTGATTGCTAGCATGGAACATTGCAATGACTTTATGTACCTTGGGACAGAGACTATTGCTCTTGGACGCGTAG GAGATGATTTTTGGTGCACCGATCCATCTGGGGATCCCAATGGGACATTTTGGCTGCAAGGATGTCACATGGTACATTGTGCTTACAATAGTCTGTGGATGGGAAATTTCATCCACCCTGATTGGGACATGTTTCAATCTACTCACCCTTGTGCTGAGTTTCATGCCGCCTCTCGAGCCATCTCAGGAGGACCAGTATATGTTAGCGACTCAGTTGGGAAACACAACTTCCAGTTGCTGAAGACATTGGCCTTGCCTGATGGTTCGATTCTTCGTTGCCAACATTATGCACTACCAACTAAAGATTGCCTGTTTGAAGACCCTTTACACGATGGAAAAACCATGCTCAAGATTTGGAACCTTAATAAA TTTGCCGGAGTTCTTGGAGCATTTAACTGTCAAGGAGGAGGATGGTGCCCTGTttcaaggaaaaataaaagCGCGAATAAGTATTCAGTAGCAGTGACATGTTTGGCTAGTCCCAAAGATGTTGAATGGAGCAATGGAACAAATCCAGTAAGTGTGGAAGGAGTGAACATTTTCGCGGTGTACATGTATAGACAGAAGAAACTAAAGCTCTTAAAATTATCTGAAAGTGTGGAGATTACTCTTCAGCTTTTCGAGTATGAGCTCTTAACAGTCACTCCTGTAGCTATGTTGTCGAAAAAATCAGTGCAGTTTGCCCCAATTGGATTGGCGAACATGCTCAATTCTGGTGGTGCAATCGACTCTCTCGTCTACGATGAGGAGGAAGAAAGTTCAGTAAGCATTGGAGTGAGAGGGAGTGGTGAAATGAGGGTGTTTGCCTCTGAGAAGCCGTCATCGTGTATGATCGATGGAGTCTCTGTTGATTTTAGTTACGAAGATCATATGGTCATAGTTCAAGTTCCTTGGCCTAATTCTTCAGGATTGTCTGGAATTAAGTATGTCTTTTGA
- the LOC107015004 gene encoding uncharacterized protein LOC107015004 isoform X2 — protein MAGTEKEKLELHESDNQFVWDETSELYYHARTGFYHDPKAGWYYSCNDGLYYKFDNGTYVPMESSQDGGCREMNSCESVAPVESNKDEVDADISMSGENVAQAVEPLCTEFSEEHLEDTSCKLPENPPPPSEWLEDTLIELYLANYTTQVANTTSDITVAPEINDTDHTHLSAVGNDNTYELEEGEWIPDDWTDSADPIADVMDDGICLEEENWRAQYGQVERPVEDSLSHIQAVDLWDWSMVKKIRKGRKRRVARLVGRLVKPTAKLHPSMPSSGHLLKTAPVCEVHLDLVRVTSGQVYRLKNPSTQYLASLSNYDSSNPTKNWRFPQMSINREIQTCSPVTERYKPISTTLPGEEDVSLQSEISAPEKDRDHLYRDRAAERRALHGGFGVGPGQKISSNSDDSVSLEASAGPEEALSESLSNSFGAGSYARRMLENMGWKEGEALGCSNKGLIEPLQATGNKGSAGLGWNDERRKQSMYSSKK, from the exons ATGGCGGGAACCGAGAAAGAGAAACTGGAGCTGCACGAATCCGATAATCAGTTCGTTTGGGATGAAACTTCTGAGCTTTACTACCATGCTCG CACTGGATTTTATCATGATCCTAAAGCAGGCTGGTACTACAGCTGTAATGATGGCCTTTATTACAAATTTGATAATGGTACTTATGTACCAATGGAGTCTTCTCAG GATGGTGGTTGTCGTGAAATGAATAGTTGTGAGAGCGTTGCGCCTGTGGAGTCTAACAAAGATGAGGTAGATGCAGACATAAGTATGTCAGGTGAAAATGTGGCTCAAGCAGTGGAACCACTTTGTACTGAGTTCTCTGAAG AGCACTTGGAGGATACCAGTTGCAAGCTTCCAGAAAACCCACCACCACCTTCAGAGTG GCTCGAAGATACTCTCATTGAACTTTATCTGGCAAATTATACCACTCAAGTTGCCAATACTACTTCAGACATAACAGTGGCTCCGGAAATAAATGACACAGATCACACACATTTGTCAGCAGTTG GGAATGACAACACATATGAACTCGAGGAAGGTGAATGGATACCAGACGACTGGACGGATTCTGCTGATCCAATTGCAGATGTCATGGATGATG GCATTTGTTTGGAGGAAGAGAACTGGCGAGCCCAGTATGGTCAAGTTGAACGACCAGTTGAGGATTCTCTGTCACATATTCAGGCTGTTGATTTGTGGGACTGGTCAATGGTTAAAAAGATCAGAAAAGGTCGAAAAAGAAGGGTGGCCAGGCTGGTAGGACGACTGGTGAAGCCCACTGCTAAGCTGCACCCATCAATGCCCTCGAGTGGCCATCTTCTTAAAACTGCCCCAGTATGTGAAGTCCATCTTGATCTGGTACGAGTTACATCAG GTCAGGTGTACAGGTTGAAAAATCCTAGCACACAATATTTGGCTTCTTTGTCAAATTATGATTCTTCCAATCCAACGAAAAATTGGCGCTTTCCTCAAATGTCAATCAACAGAGAAATCCAGACATGCTCACCGGTCACTGAAAGATATAAACCCATAAGCACAACACTTCCTGGTGAGGAGGATGTATCTCTGCAATCGGAGATCAGTGCACCTGAAAAG GACAGAGACCATCTGTACAGGGACAGAGCTGCAGAAAGAAGAGCATTGCATGGTGGGTTTGGCGTTGGTCCAGGTCAAAAAATTTCATCCAACTCTGATGATTCTGTTTCTTTGGAGGCATCTGCTGGTCCAGAGGAAGCTCTTTCCGAATCCTTGAGCAATTCATTTGGAGCTGGTAGCTATGCCAGAAGAATGTTGGAAAACATGGGCTGGAAGGAG GGAGAGGCACTTGGCTGCAGCAACAAGGGGTTAATTGAACCTTTACAGGCTACGGGAAACAAAGGTTCAGCTGGGCTGGGTTGGAACGATGAGCGAAGAAAGCAGTCCATGTACAGTTCTAAAAAATGA
- the LOC107015004 gene encoding uncharacterized protein LOC107015004 isoform X1: protein MAGTEKEKLELHESDNQFVWDETSELYYHARTGFYHDPKAGWYYSCNDGLYYKFDNGTYVPMESSQDGGCREMNSCESVAPVESNKDEVDADISMSGENVAQAVEPLCTEFSEVEHLEDTSCKLPENPPPPSEWLEDTLIELYLANYTTQVANTTSDITVAPEINDTDHTHLSAVGNDNTYELEEGEWIPDDWTDSADPIADVMDDGICLEEENWRAQYGQVERPVEDSLSHIQAVDLWDWSMVKKIRKGRKRRVARLVGRLVKPTAKLHPSMPSSGHLLKTAPVCEVHLDLVRVTSGQVYRLKNPSTQYLASLSNYDSSNPTKNWRFPQMSINREIQTCSPVTERYKPISTTLPGEEDVSLQSEISAPEKDRDHLYRDRAAERRALHGGFGVGPGQKISSNSDDSVSLEASAGPEEALSESLSNSFGAGSYARRMLENMGWKEGEALGCSNKGLIEPLQATGNKGSAGLGWNDERRKQSMYSSKK, encoded by the exons ATGGCGGGAACCGAGAAAGAGAAACTGGAGCTGCACGAATCCGATAATCAGTTCGTTTGGGATGAAACTTCTGAGCTTTACTACCATGCTCG CACTGGATTTTATCATGATCCTAAAGCAGGCTGGTACTACAGCTGTAATGATGGCCTTTATTACAAATTTGATAATGGTACTTATGTACCAATGGAGTCTTCTCAG GATGGTGGTTGTCGTGAAATGAATAGTTGTGAGAGCGTTGCGCCTGTGGAGTCTAACAAAGATGAGGTAGATGCAGACATAAGTATGTCAGGTGAAAATGTGGCTCAAGCAGTGGAACCACTTTGTACTGAGTTCTCTGAAG TAGAGCACTTGGAGGATACCAGTTGCAAGCTTCCAGAAAACCCACCACCACCTTCAGAGTG GCTCGAAGATACTCTCATTGAACTTTATCTGGCAAATTATACCACTCAAGTTGCCAATACTACTTCAGACATAACAGTGGCTCCGGAAATAAATGACACAGATCACACACATTTGTCAGCAGTTG GGAATGACAACACATATGAACTCGAGGAAGGTGAATGGATACCAGACGACTGGACGGATTCTGCTGATCCAATTGCAGATGTCATGGATGATG GCATTTGTTTGGAGGAAGAGAACTGGCGAGCCCAGTATGGTCAAGTTGAACGACCAGTTGAGGATTCTCTGTCACATATTCAGGCTGTTGATTTGTGGGACTGGTCAATGGTTAAAAAGATCAGAAAAGGTCGAAAAAGAAGGGTGGCCAGGCTGGTAGGACGACTGGTGAAGCCCACTGCTAAGCTGCACCCATCAATGCCCTCGAGTGGCCATCTTCTTAAAACTGCCCCAGTATGTGAAGTCCATCTTGATCTGGTACGAGTTACATCAG GTCAGGTGTACAGGTTGAAAAATCCTAGCACACAATATTTGGCTTCTTTGTCAAATTATGATTCTTCCAATCCAACGAAAAATTGGCGCTTTCCTCAAATGTCAATCAACAGAGAAATCCAGACATGCTCACCGGTCACTGAAAGATATAAACCCATAAGCACAACACTTCCTGGTGAGGAGGATGTATCTCTGCAATCGGAGATCAGTGCACCTGAAAAG GACAGAGACCATCTGTACAGGGACAGAGCTGCAGAAAGAAGAGCATTGCATGGTGGGTTTGGCGTTGGTCCAGGTCAAAAAATTTCATCCAACTCTGATGATTCTGTTTCTTTGGAGGCATCTGCTGGTCCAGAGGAAGCTCTTTCCGAATCCTTGAGCAATTCATTTGGAGCTGGTAGCTATGCCAGAAGAATGTTGGAAAACATGGGCTGGAAGGAG GGAGAGGCACTTGGCTGCAGCAACAAGGGGTTAATTGAACCTTTACAGGCTACGGGAAACAAAGGTTCAGCTGGGCTGGGTTGGAACGATGAGCGAAGAAAGCAGTCCATGTACAGTTCTAAAAAATGA